In Nonomuraea sp. NBC_00507, the following are encoded in one genomic region:
- a CDS encoding peptide ligase PGM1-related protein, whose amino-acid sequence MITNIPFGEKYARLSIFEPSEGTLVVVPSLSLPQDELRRITAARSYEERLLFLLLTLREPGVKVVYLSSAPIDPDIIDYYFAFLPDPDDAAKRLTLITLDDPWSQPLTRSVLERPDVIEQLRSEINGDAWIVPFVLSELEEELASLLNVPLYGPATSFAYYGSKSGGRELGQEAGVPMARGFGDLRTSLEIEEAIEALPGERVIVKLNDAYSGLGNAIVTKTDRSLTSFAMAGESWDTFSVKIRDRGAVVEEYIEHRPLYYPSALACITPGGHAQVLATHDQVLGGANGHVYQGCTFPAAPEYRAEVGASAERIAGVLAERGVVGVFGMDFFALKADAGYAALLCEINLRIGGTTHPFGAAVLTTGAAYDPATGLLMAGDQPKYYTATDNCASSCLRGRTPGEVVRTADRLGIGFDAERRTGNVFHLLGAVPEHGKLGFTSIGDSREEADELHALTRRLLCGS is encoded by the coding sequence ATGATCACTAATATCCCGTTCGGGGAGAAGTATGCCAGGTTGAGCATCTTCGAGCCGAGTGAGGGGACCCTGGTGGTCGTACCCTCGCTCTCCCTTCCGCAGGACGAGCTCCGCCGCATCACGGCGGCCAGGTCCTACGAGGAGCGCCTGCTGTTCCTTCTGCTGACGCTGCGCGAACCCGGGGTAAAGGTGGTCTACCTCTCCTCCGCGCCCATTGATCCCGACATCATCGACTACTACTTCGCGTTCCTGCCCGATCCGGATGACGCCGCCAAGCGGCTCACGTTGATCACGCTCGACGATCCCTGGTCTCAGCCGTTGACCAGGAGCGTGCTCGAGCGCCCGGATGTGATCGAGCAGCTGCGGTCGGAGATCAACGGTGACGCGTGGATCGTGCCGTTCGTCCTCAGCGAGCTCGAGGAGGAGCTCGCGTCGTTACTCAACGTGCCCCTCTACGGTCCGGCCACCTCTTTCGCCTATTACGGCTCCAAGAGCGGCGGACGCGAGTTGGGCCAGGAGGCGGGCGTGCCGATGGCACGCGGCTTCGGCGACCTGCGGACCTCGCTGGAGATCGAGGAGGCGATCGAGGCGCTGCCGGGCGAACGGGTGATCGTCAAGCTGAACGACGCCTACTCCGGGCTGGGCAACGCGATCGTCACCAAGACCGACAGGTCGCTGACCAGTTTCGCGATGGCGGGCGAGAGCTGGGACACGTTCTCCGTGAAGATCAGGGACCGCGGGGCGGTCGTCGAGGAGTACATCGAGCACCGGCCGCTCTACTACCCCAGCGCGCTGGCCTGCATCACGCCGGGCGGCCACGCGCAGGTGCTGGCCACGCACGACCAGGTGCTCGGCGGCGCCAACGGCCACGTCTACCAGGGCTGCACGTTCCCTGCCGCGCCCGAGTATCGCGCCGAAGTGGGCGCCTCGGCCGAGCGGATCGCCGGCGTGCTGGCCGAGCGGGGCGTGGTGGGGGTGTTCGGGATGGACTTCTTCGCCTTGAAGGCCGACGCCGGATACGCGGCGCTGCTGTGCGAGATCAACTTGCGCATCGGCGGCACGACGCATCCGTTCGGCGCGGCCGTGCTGACGACCGGGGCCGCGTACGATCCCGCGACCGGCCTGCTCATGGCCGGCGACCAGCCGAAGTATTACACCGCCACCGACAACTGCGCCTCCTCCTGCCTGCGCGGGCGCACCCCGGGCGAGGTCGTGCGCACGGCCGACCGGCTCGGCATCGGGTTCGACGCCGAACGGCGCACCGGCAACGTCTTCCATCTGCTCGGGGCCGTTCCCGAGCATGGGAAGCTGGGCTTCACGTCGATAGGCGACTCGCGAGAGGAGGCCGACGAGCTGCACGCGCTTACCCGGCGTCTCCTCTGCGGTTCCTGA
- a CDS encoding SCO4848 family membrane protein, with the protein MSRKIAGFLIALGAFMVFEWVNLGFNLQDGHPTSFYVVHGILIAVNIILAIVLAAIGWRGLRNRRGDAG; encoded by the coding sequence ATGTCACGAAAGATCGCCGGATTCCTGATCGCGCTCGGCGCATTCATGGTCTTCGAGTGGGTGAATCTCGGGTTTAACCTGCAGGATGGGCATCCAACCAGCTTTTATGTCGTCCACGGCATCTTGATCGCGGTGAACATCATCCTCGCCATCGTGCTGGCCGCCATCGGCTGGCGGGGACTCAGGAACCGCAGAGGAGACGCCGGGTAA
- a CDS encoding D-alanyl-D-alanine carboxypeptidase family protein, whose translation MWTKIVPVTALIASVSLTGGTAYAAPTTPVGGEALGSRGLVAPQGVKKPPKTKATSYVIADVGTGQVLAAKDAHGRYLPASTLKTLTALTLIPKLDKHRKIRPSQNACNQEGSAVGLTPKTTYKVEDLFRALMMSSGNDAAMALAETNGGLEKTMADMNAEAKRLQAYDTVAKTPSGLDKPGQSSSAYDLALIARAGLANPDFTRYISTKVANFPAPKGKHYQISNHNKLLWRYNGMVGVKNGWTTKAHASFVGAATRGGHTIVVSIMRHEGGFWDEVASLLDWGFSVRGKAAPVGQLVDPLPAGLTAPQQQVSAPPATQVTPAPQPPLLDTAARNQDASTKTVGSVVIGGGLLFGLIYLWYGIRRKRSRSRF comes from the coding sequence ATGTGGACAAAAATCGTGCCGGTGACGGCACTCATCGCCTCGGTCTCGCTCACTGGCGGGACCGCATATGCCGCTCCGACGACACCCGTCGGTGGCGAGGCGCTGGGCAGCCGCGGACTGGTGGCGCCCCAAGGCGTCAAGAAGCCGCCGAAGACCAAGGCTACTTCGTACGTCATCGCGGACGTGGGCACGGGCCAGGTGCTCGCGGCCAAGGACGCCCATGGGCGTTACCTGCCGGCCAGCACGCTGAAGACGCTGACCGCGCTCACGCTCATCCCCAAGCTCGACAAGCACCGCAAGATCCGGCCCAGCCAGAACGCCTGCAACCAGGAGGGCAGCGCGGTCGGTCTGACGCCGAAGACGACGTACAAGGTCGAGGACCTGTTCAGGGCATTGATGATGTCCTCGGGCAACGACGCGGCCATGGCCTTGGCGGAGACGAACGGCGGCCTCGAGAAGACGATGGCGGACATGAACGCCGAGGCCAAGCGGCTGCAGGCGTACGACACCGTGGCCAAGACGCCGAGCGGCCTGGACAAGCCCGGGCAGAGCAGCTCGGCCTACGACCTGGCGCTCATCGCCCGCGCCGGCCTGGCCAACCCCGATTTCACCCGCTACATCAGCACGAAGGTCGCGAACTTCCCGGCGCCCAAGGGCAAGCACTACCAGATCAGCAACCACAACAAGCTGCTCTGGCGCTACAACGGCATGGTCGGCGTCAAGAACGGCTGGACCACCAAGGCGCACGCCAGCTTCGTCGGCGCCGCCACCCGCGGCGGCCACACGATCGTGGTGAGCATCATGCGGCACGAGGGCGGCTTCTGGGACGAAGTGGCCTCGCTGCTCGACTGGGGTTTCTCGGTCAGGGGCAAGGCCGCGCCGGTCGGGCAGCTGGTCGACCCGCTCCCCGCGGGCCTGACCGCCCCGCAGCAGCAGGTGTCCGCGCCACCGGCCACGCAGGTCACCCCGGCGCCGCAGCCGCCGCTGCTGGACACGGCCGCACGGAACCAGGACGCCTCCACCAAGACGGTCGGGTCGGTGGTGATCGGCGGCGGGCTGTTGTTCGGGCTGATCTACCTCTGGTACGGCATCCGCCGCAAGCGCTCCAGATCACGCTTCTGA
- a CDS encoding YihY/virulence factor BrkB family protein, protein MAGLAERIEEAKAWGRGKVDDWRVRRLSVDHLIRAVQRYQVQFGDRLAGAVTYFAFLSFFPLMALSYAVLGLVVATSETTREALEAAIVERLPGIAGQLDLDAISKAKATAGIIGLLGLLYAGLGAMDALRGALREMSMTTEPPLSFFLGKLRDLASIAMIGVTMISSVLVAGFATTATDNVLEFLFGSESALATTGLRLAGVAASVGADWLLFLILLGWVARLTQPFRVIARGALLGAMGFGVLKQLATLLLGQTLGNPVYGTFAVIVGLLVWINFSARLVLYVAAWTATAGLCPPPSPTPPPASEA, encoded by the coding sequence ATGGCAGGCCTGGCGGAGCGGATCGAGGAGGCCAAGGCCTGGGGCCGCGGCAAGGTGGATGACTGGCGGGTCCGCAGGCTGTCGGTCGATCATCTCATCAGGGCCGTGCAGCGCTACCAGGTGCAGTTCGGCGACCGGCTGGCGGGCGCGGTCACCTACTTCGCGTTCCTGTCGTTCTTCCCGCTGATGGCGCTGTCGTACGCGGTGCTCGGGCTCGTGGTGGCGACCAGCGAGACGACCAGGGAGGCGCTGGAGGCGGCGATCGTCGAGCGGCTGCCGGGGATCGCCGGCCAGCTGGACCTCGACGCCATCTCCAAGGCCAAGGCGACCGCCGGGATCATCGGCCTGCTCGGCCTCCTTTACGCCGGGCTCGGCGCGATGGACGCGCTGCGCGGGGCGTTGCGCGAGATGTCCATGACCACCGAGCCGCCGCTCAGCTTCTTCCTGGGCAAGCTCCGCGATCTGGCCTCGATCGCCATGATCGGCGTGACGATGATCTCCTCGGTGCTGGTGGCCGGGTTCGCCACCACGGCCACGGACAACGTGCTGGAATTCCTGTTCGGCAGCGAGTCCGCCCTGGCCACCACCGGGTTGCGGCTGGCCGGGGTGGCGGCGAGCGTGGGCGCCGACTGGTTGTTGTTCCTGATCCTGCTCGGCTGGGTGGCCAGGCTGACCCAGCCGTTCCGAGTGATCGCCAGGGGTGCGTTGCTCGGCGCGATGGGCTTCGGCGTGCTCAAGCAACTCGCCACGCTGCTGCTGGGGCAGACGCTGGGCAACCCGGTTTACGGCACGTTCGCCGTCATCGTGGGCCTGCTGGTCTGGATCAACTTCTCCGCCAGGCTCGTGCTCTATGTCGCCGCGTGGACGGCGACGGCGGGACTCTGCCCGCCGCCGTCCCCGACGCCGCCGCCGGCGTCAGAAGCGTGA